The region CACCGAGGAGCGAACGGAGGCGGAGACCGTCTCGCCGCTCGTCCCGACGGGGTGGGCCGCTGTAGTCGACGACCTCCGTTGTGCCGTGCGGCACGTGGCGAGCATGCGGGGAAGGCAGCTTTTCGGTCAGGTCGGGACGACCGCCTCGATCGTCGCCGTTCTTGGGGTGTCAGTTCGCCTCGACGACGATCTCGTCGGGTGGGTGTCCCTCGTCTCCGCTCTCGCAGCGGGCGCATGGATGCACGTCTGGTGGGCGGCCGTGGAGTACGCCCGTCGCAGCGCCGGGTGGCCCGAGGGCGCACATGCGGTGCTTCCGATCCTCAACGTTGCGCTGTCGGCCGGTCCGCTCTTGCGAATCGCGAGTGTTCGGTCACCACAAGCAGCCGCAGCTGTCCTCCTCGGCGTCCTACTGCTCGTGGCGCTCAGGTACTGGCCAGAGGGACAGCGCCGTCTGTTGGGCCGCATCGTCCGGAAGGCCCTCATACTCATCGTGACGGTGTCGTTGGCTGCCGGAGCGCTCGGGTCGTTCGCAGCTCCGCTCCACGTCGTGGTGGACCGGACGGAGCGGGCCAGGTCACGGAGCGAGAAGACGGCGCGCCGAACGCCCAGTGAGAAGGTGGAACCGCCGGAGCCCGAACCCGGAACTGATGGCGCGCCGTCCGACGAAGACGGCCGCGGTGGGGCGGCCGATGACGCCGGCGCTGGTGAGGACTGCGTGCCGATCGGAGACGGACAGCCGGCGGATGTCAAGGAGCACATCGAGAGGGCGGCACGGGTTGGCGTAGATCCCGACTTCGGATGCGGTCTGGCGGTCGAGAAGTTCGCCGATGGATCGATCGCCCAGTGGTTCGCCGACGCGGAAGCCGTCCTGGTTGCCTCGAGTGTCGGCGCTGCCGTGATCAACGGCCCTGCAGTTCGGGCCGTTCGCGCCCTCTCGCAGGGCGACTTCTCCTCGACAGGGATCGGCGGCCAGCTTCAGCCGCGCATCGACTGCTGGCGAGGCGCCGGCGACTTCCACGTACGTCTCGATCGAGACGGGCGCGTCAACGGTCTGCTCTCGCGGGCGGCCAAGGTCGTCTCCCTCGGAGAGAGGGAGACGCGACCTGGGGACGTCTACTACGTCCCACCCGAGCTCCTGGACGACTACTTCTCCTACCTGGGAGAGGGGACGCTGCTCGCTGCCATCGGCCCTGCCTCGACCGACGCTGGTCGTACCACGCAGTGGTTCGTGGATCCGACGGACGACGGCGCGAACGCCGTGCTGCTGACGGGAAGCGTCGGTGATCCCCCGCCCGTGGACTTCGACGAGAACGACTTGGTCGCAGCGTGCCAGGCCTGACCTCGGGCACCGCCGGGATGCTAGGGCGGCTCCGCCGCCGCTTCCGGGTCGATCCGCGGTCCCGTGGCCGCGGCCATGGCGCCGCCGCCCACGATGGCGACGCCGCCGACGACCTGCACCCAGCCGAGGGGCTCGTCGAGGAAGGCGGCGGCCAGCAGCACCGTGGCGAACACCTCGGCGGTCAGCAGCACCGCGGTGGTGGTGGCGCCCACCCGGCGGAGGGCGGTGAACATCAGCCCGAAGGCCCCGGCGTTCATCAGCCCGTAGGTGACGAGCAGCGGCCAGTGGCCCGCCGGCGACGAGAACCCGCCGCCCACCACCCCCCGCAGGAACATGGTGAGCGCGGCGCCGGCCGAGATGGCGGCCGCGTTGCGGATGGGCTCGTCGTGGTCGACGAGGCGGTCGCTCGTCACCAGGTAGGCGGTGAAGGCGACGGCCGCGCCGAGGGCGGCGGCGATGCCGGCGGCGGAGATGGCCACGTCGCCGCCGGCCGTCACCACGAGCACGACCCCGGCCGACGAGGCGGCCACCGCGGCCAGCCGGGGCGCGGTGACGGCGGCGTGGCCGAGGGCGACGGTGGCCACCGTGACGAGGGCCGGGTACGAGTAGAAGATCAGGCTGACGGCGGCGGCCGTCCCCCGCTCGAGCGCCAGGTAGAACAGGCTGGACTCGAGCCCGTAGCCGACGGCGCCGAGCAGCAGCAGCCGCACGCCGTCGCCGCCCCTCGGCAGCACGGCCCTGCCCCTCGCCGCCTGGAGCCCGAACAGCAGGGACGCGCCGAGCACGAACCGCACGCCGAGCGCGGTCGGACCGTCGAGCCCGTCCCGGGCGAGCGTGCGGCCGATGACGACCGTGCCGGCGTAGGAGACGGCCGACCCGACGGCGGCCGCCGCTCCGACGACGGTCGCCGTGCGCCGGGCGCTACGAATAGATGGCCTCGATCTCGGCCGCGTACTTGGCGTGGATGCCCCGCCGCTTCAGCTTCGACGTGGGCGTGAGCTCCTCGGAGTCCGGCAGCCACTCGTCATGCAGGATCCGCACCTTCTTCACCCGCTCGGCGTTGTTGAACGGGGCCATCACCTCTTGCAGCCCCCGGTCGACCTCGGCCTGCACGTCGGGGTGGTCGGCCAGGTCGGCCAGCGAGGCGAACCCGATGCCCCGGCTCCTCGCCCACCCGGGCGCCACGTCGGGGTCGAGCACGACCAGGGCGGACACGAACGGCCGCTGGTCGCCGATGGCGCAGGCCTGGCCGACGAGCGGGATCATCTTCAGCGCCGCCTCGAGGTTGGCCGGGCTGATGTTCTTGCCGCCGGCCGTGATGATCAGCTCCTTCTTGCGGTCGACGATGCGGTAGTAGCCCTCGTCGTCCACCTCGCCGATGTCGCCCGAGTGGAGCCAGCCGTCCTCGTCCTTGGCCTCGGCCGTCTTCTCGGGGTCGTTCAGGTAGCCGACGAACACGTTCCCGCCCCGGCACACGACCTCGCCGTCCTCGGCCAGGCGCACCTCGCAGCCGGGGATGGCCCGGCCGACCGTGCCGGGCTTCACCCGGTGGGCGTCCCAGGTCATCGGCCCGCTCGACTCGGACATCCCGTAGATCTCCGAGAGGGGCACGCCGATGGCCCTGAACCACTCGAGCATCTCGGACGGGATCGGGGCGGCGCCGCTGATGGCGGCGTCGAGCTGGTCGAGCCCGAGCAGCTCGCGCACGCCCCGGAAGGCGACCTGGTCGAGGAAGTCGAACGTGGCCAGCTGCTCGTCGGTGGCCTGGCCGAGCGTGCGGGCGGCGACGATCGCCTTGGCCGCCTCGACGCCCTCGTCGAACTTCGCCTTGCGGTCGGCGTCGGCGGACAGGGCCGCCTGCACGCCGGCGTAGAACTTCTCCCACACCCGGGGGACGCCGAACATCACGTTCGGCCGCACCTCGCGCACGTACTCGGCCACCCGGCCCGGCTCCGGGCAGGTGGTGACCTCGTAGCCGACCGCCGCCTGCTGGTAGTGGCTGGTCATCCGCTCGGCGATGTGGGCCATCGGCAGGTAGGAGACGAGCCGCTTGCCGGCGTAGTCGTCCAGGCCGAACGCCCGCAGCAGGCTCTCGACCGTCCAGCACACGTTGTAGTGGCTGAGCATGACGCCCTTCGGCGGCCCGGTCGTCCCCGACGTGTAGATGACGGTGGCGAGGTCGTCGGGGCCCACGAGGCCGGCGCCCTCGGCCAGGTCGACGGCGTCCTCGCCCAGCAGGTCGTCCCACCGGCGCACGTCGTCGCCGGCGAGGCCGTCGGGGTCGTCGACGATCGCCGTGCCCCGCAGCGCGGGCAGCTCGTCGCGCACCTTCAGGAACCGCTCGAGGAACCCGACGTCCTCCACCAGCGCCAGGACGGCCTCGGAGTGGGAGGCGAGGTAGGCGACCTGCTCGGGCGAGGACGAGTTGTAGATGGAGATCGGCGTCGCCCCGCAGAACAGCGCGGCCATGTCGGCGACGTGGAACTCGGGCCGGTTCCGCATCATCAGCACGACGCGCTGGCCGGGCTCGAGCCCCATCGCCCGCAGGCCGGCCGCCGCCCTGGCCACCCGCTCGCCGTACTCGCGGAACGTCCACTCCCGCCACCCGTCGCCGTCCCGCCAGCGCAGCGCCACCCGGTCGCCGCACGACGACACGGTGCGGAGGAAGCGCTCGGGGACGGTCTGGCCCTGGACGACCCGGTCGAGCTCGGCACTCGGCACGTCGGTCACGGTGCTCACCTCTCGCGTCGGCGGCGGGGCCGCCATTCTTGCCCGAGCCGCCGTGGACCGACCCGCGACCGACGGACGTAAACTTGACCACCCGGTCCAGTTCTCGTGGAGGCCCCATGCGCACCGCCGTGATCGTCGACGCCGTCCGCACCGCCGGAGGCAAGCGGAACGGGAAGCTGTCCGGGTGGCACCCGGCGGACCTGGCGGCGGAGACCCTGCGGGCGCTCTCGGAGCGCAACGACCTCGACCCGGCGCTGGTCGAGGACGTGATCATGGGCTGTGTCATGCAGGTCGGCGCCCAGGCCGTGAACATCGGCCGCAACGCCGTCCTCGCCGCCGGCTGGCCCGAGTCCGTGCCGGCCACCTCGGTCGACCGCCAGTGCGGCTCGTCCCAGCAGTCGGCCCACTTCGCCGCCCAGGGCGTGATCGCGGGGGCCTACGACGTGGTCGTGGCCGCCGGCGTGGAGGTCATGAGCCTGGTGCCCATGGGCGCGTCGATGATGGCCCCGAACACCGGCCAGCCCTTCGGCCCCCGGGTGATGGCCCGCTACGCCGACGTCGGCGGCCTCGTCCCCCAGGGCATCTCCGCCGAGCTCATCGCCGACAAGTGGGGCCTGTCCCGCGAGGCGCTCGACGAGTTCGGCGCCCGCAGCCAGCACCTGGCCGAGCGGGCCACCGAGGAGGGCCGGTTCGAGCGGGAGATCGTCCCCGTGCGGGCCATACCCAGGGACAAGGAGACCGGCAGGGTCGTCGAGACCGACGAGGTCGTGGCGCGCGACGAGGGCATCCGGCCGGGCACGACCGTCGAGAAGCTCGCCACCCTGAAGCCGGCGTTCAAGCCCGACGGCAAGGTGACGGCCGGCAACTCGTCGCAGATCACCGACGGCGCGGCCGCCGTGCTGATCATGAGCGAGGAGAAGGCGGCCGAGCTGCACCTGACGCCGAAGGCCCGGTTCGTGTCGTTCGCCCTCTCCGGCGTCGACCCCGTCATGATGCTGACCGGGCCCATCCCCGCCACCTCCAAGGTGCTCGACCGGGCGGGCATGACCCTCGACGACATGGACCTCGTCGAGATCAACGAGGCCTTCGCCTCGGTCGTGCTCGCCTGGGAGGCCGAGCACCGGCCGGACATGAGCAAGGTCAACGTCAACGGCGGGGCCATCGCCCTCGGCCACCCGCTCGGCTGCTCGGGCGCCAAGCTCATGGCCACCCTCGTCCACGAGCTCGAGCGCAGCGGTGGCCGCTACGGCCTCCAGACGATGTGCGAGGGCGGCGGCATGGCCAACGCCACGATCATCGAGCGCCTCGGCTGAGCCGCCGGGCGGCGGTCGCCCGGCCGGGCCGCCGGTAGCCTGGGAGGCGCCGTGATCTTCCGGGTGGCCATCGCGCTCGTCGCCATCTACGTGATCCTGCGGCTCGGCATCGCCATGCTGCGGGGCCTGGCCCGGCCCGTGCCCGAGCCGCCCCCGCCGGGCGAGCTCCGCAAGGTGAAGATCACCTACCGGTGCTCGATCTGCGGCGCCGAGGCCCGCCTCACCCTGGCCAACGACGAGGTGCCCGAGCCGCCGCGGCACTGCCAGGAGGACATGGACCTCGTCGCGCCCGTCGACGACTGACCCGGGCGAGTTGTCCACAGGGTGTGGACCAACCTGGGGAAGATCACACCGGTGTAACTACTTCGTCACCCGGCCGACGGGAAGACGACGCTCAGTGGTACTGGGTGGCGGTGATGATCCCGAGCAGGATCAGCCCCAGCCCGCCGAGCAGGTAGAGGTTGTTCGGCTCGCCCTCGCTCACCCCGGGCAGCAGCACGCCGAGGTAGTTGAGCAGGATCATCAGCGCGCCGAGCCCGAGCAGGGTGAACATCAGCGCCGGCACCCACCACGGGCTGACCTTGTGCTCGCGGGGGATCGGCGGCGTGTAGCGGCCGGACGGCGTGCCCGTGGCGCTGGCGGCGACCTTCTTGGCGCTCGTCGCCCCCGCCGGTCGCGTCGCCTTCGG is a window of Acidimicrobiales bacterium DNA encoding:
- a CDS encoding AMP-binding protein; this translates as MTDVPSAELDRVVQGQTVPERFLRTVSSCGDRVALRWRDGDGWREWTFREYGERVARAAAGLRAMGLEPGQRVVLMMRNRPEFHVADMAALFCGATPISIYNSSSPEQVAYLASHSEAVLALVEDVGFLERFLKVRDELPALRGTAIVDDPDGLAGDDVRRWDDLLGEDAVDLAEGAGLVGPDDLATVIYTSGTTGPPKGVMLSHYNVCWTVESLLRAFGLDDYAGKRLVSYLPMAHIAERMTSHYQQAAVGYEVTTCPEPGRVAEYVREVRPNVMFGVPRVWEKFYAGVQAALSADADRKAKFDEGVEAAKAIVAARTLGQATDEQLATFDFLDQVAFRGVRELLGLDQLDAAISGAAPIPSEMLEWFRAIGVPLSEIYGMSESSGPMTWDAHRVKPGTVGRAIPGCEVRLAEDGEVVCRGGNVFVGYLNDPEKTAEAKDEDGWLHSGDIGEVDDEGYYRIVDRKKELIITAGGKNISPANLEAALKMIPLVGQACAIGDQRPFVSALVVLDPDVAPGWARSRGIGFASLADLADHPDVQAEVDRGLQEVMAPFNNAERVKKVRILHDEWLPDSEELTPTSKLKRRGIHAKYAAEIEAIYS
- a CDS encoding DMT family transporter, with protein sequence MRSARRTATVVGAAAAVGSAVSYAGTVVIGRTLARDGLDGPTALGVRFVLGASLLFGLQAARGRAVLPRGGDGVRLLLLGAVGYGLESSLFYLALERGTAAAVSLIFYSYPALVTVATVALGHAAVTAPRLAAVAASSAGVVLVVTAGGDVAISAAGIAAALGAAVAFTAYLVTSDRLVDHDEPIRNAAAISAGAALTMFLRGVVGGGFSSPAGHWPLLVTYGLMNAGAFGLMFTALRRVGATTTAVLLTAEVFATVLLAAAFLDEPLGWVQVVGGVAIVGGGAMAAATGPRIDPEAAAEPP
- a CDS encoding thiolase family protein, translated to MRTAVIVDAVRTAGGKRNGKLSGWHPADLAAETLRALSERNDLDPALVEDVIMGCVMQVGAQAVNIGRNAVLAAGWPESVPATSVDRQCGSSQQSAHFAAQGVIAGAYDVVVAAGVEVMSLVPMGASMMAPNTGQPFGPRVMARYADVGGLVPQGISAELIADKWGLSREALDEFGARSQHLAERATEEGRFEREIVPVRAIPRDKETGRVVETDEVVARDEGIRPGTTVEKLATLKPAFKPDGKVTAGNSSQITDGAAAVLIMSEEKAAELHLTPKARFVSFALSGVDPVMMLTGPIPATSKVLDRAGMTLDDMDLVEINEAFASVVLAWEAEHRPDMSKVNVNGGAIALGHPLGCSGAKLMATLVHELERSGGRYGLQTMCEGGGMANATIIERLG
- a CDS encoding cell division protein CrgA, with product MARDEKRPASGRATPKATRPAGATSAKKVAASATGTPSGRYTPPIPREHKVSPWWVPALMFTLLGLGALMILLNYLGVLLPGVSEGEPNNLYLLGGLGLILLGIITATQYH